The Brassica napus cultivar Da-Ae chromosome C7, Da-Ae, whole genome shotgun sequence genome has a segment encoding these proteins:
- the BNAC07G06350D gene encoding uncharacterized protein BNAC07G06350D, protein MSLRIKLVVDKFVEELKQALDADIQDRIMKEREMQSYIEEREREVAEREAAWKAELSRRETEIARQEARLKMERENLEKEKSVLMGTASSQDNQDGALEITVSGEKYRCLRFSKAKK, encoded by the exons ATGTCTCTGAGGATAAAATTAGTGGTGGATAAGTTTGTGGAGGAGCTGAAGCAAGCTCTTGACGCCGATATACAAGATCGGATCATGAAGGAGAGGGAGATGCAGAGCTATATCGAAGAGCGAGAGCGCGAAGTCGCTGAGCGAGAAGCCGCCTGGAAAGCCGAGCTCTCTCGCCGCGAG ACGGAGATTGCTAGACAGGAAGCGAGGTTGAAGATGGAGAGAGAGAAtctggagaaggagaagagcgTTCTCATGGGGACCGCGTCGAGTCAGGATAATCAAGACGGAGCTCTGGAGATTACTGTGAGTGGTGAGAAATATCGGTGTCTTAGATTCTCCAAGGCCAAGAAATGA
- the LOC106393356 gene encoding uncharacterized protein LOC106393356: MKVKSGHKSFQQIKHEMVEELGRPVTLSEVFIKTHTQKDGTFVDLKAEQVAEIYKKNKEAKLTALEAENSQTLFGASNDPQLSIEEDNEIFLLSTFTNERGQHYGIGSLQQTLVNGKQKFSEFSSSAFLDMKKLLEEAHRKIEEQAASNEHMLLLLQTRVLVLQSNQNRSGNSL; the protein is encoded by the exons ATGAAGGTGAAGTCCGGCCATAAGTCTTTCCAACAAATCAAACATGAAATG GTTGAGGAATTGGGCAGACCAGTTACTCTTAGTGAAGTTTTCATCAAGACACATACACAAAAGGATGGAACCTTTGTCGATTTGAAAGCGGAGCAGGTTGCAGAGATATataagaagaacaaagaagccaAGTTGACTGCCCTTGAGGCTGAAAACTCACAGACTTTATTCGGTGCTTCCAATGATCCACAGCTCTCCATAGAGGAGGATAACGAGATATTCCTTTTG TCAACTTTCACAAATGAAAGAGGACAACACTATGGCATTGGAAGCCTCCAGCAAACTCTCGTcaatggaaaacaaaaattcagtGAATTCTCTTCTTCTGCATTCCTCGACATGAAGAAGCTTCTTGAAGAAGCTCACCGCAAAATAGAAGAGCAGGCAGCTTCTAATGAGCACATGCTGCTATTATTGCAGACCAGGGTGCTTGTATTGCAGAGCAATCAAAACAGATCAGGGAATTCTCTTTAG